From one Equus asinus isolate D_3611 breed Donkey chromosome 5, EquAss-T2T_v2, whole genome shotgun sequence genomic stretch:
- the SHISAL2A gene encoding protein shisa-like-2A isoform X1 has product MSGACTSYMSTEREVVRGFSCPRPGGEAAAVFCCGFRDHKYCCDDPHSFFPYEHSYMWWLSIGALVGLSIAAVVLLAFIVTVCVLCYLFISSKPLTKLDPGLSLQTTACCFPDAEEVPPDRQGGNMGGSVEVAGVSPLGKSHPFLNPRLDCNTDPKRLLQHCFMATVTASDIPGSPEEAPVPNLDPRGPAP; this is encoded by the exons ATGAGCGGCGCCTGCACGAGCTACATGAGCACCGAGCGGGAGGTGGTGCGCGGCTTCAGCTGCCCGCGGCCGGGGGGCGAGGCGGCCGCCGTCTTCTGCTGCGGCTTCCGCGACCACAAGTACTGCTGCGACGACCCGCACAGCTTCTTCCCCTACGAGCACAGCTACATGTGGTGGCTCAG CATTGGCGCTCTTGTGGGCCTGTCCATAGCAGCAGTCGTGCTCCTGGCCTTCATCGTCACTGTCTGTGTGCTTTGTTACCTGTTCATCAGCTCAAAGCCCCTCACGAAGTTGGACCCAGGTTTAAGTTTACAGACTACAG CTTGCTGTTTTCCAGACGCCGAGGAGGTGCCCCCTGATCGCCAAGGTGGGAACATGGGCGGTTCGGTGGAGGTGGCAGGAGTGAGCCCTCTGGGGAAGAGTCACCCTTTTCTGAACCCACGGCTGGACTGCAACACGGACCCCAAACGCCTCCTCCAACACTGCTTCATGGCCACAGTGACTGCCAGTGACATTCCAGGCAGCCCTGAAGAGGCCCCTGTCCCTAATCTAGACCCACGTGGACCAGCCCCATAA
- the SHISAL2A gene encoding protein shisa-like-2A isoform X2, with protein MSGACTSYMSTEREVVRGFSCPRPGGEAAAVFCCGFRDHKYCCDDPHSFFPYEHSYMWWLSIGALVGLSIAAVVLLAFIVTVCVLCYLFISSKPLTKLDPGLSLQTTDAEEVPPDRQGGNMGGSVEVAGVSPLGKSHPFLNPRLDCNTDPKRLLQHCFMATVTASDIPGSPEEAPVPNLDPRGPAP; from the exons ATGAGCGGCGCCTGCACGAGCTACATGAGCACCGAGCGGGAGGTGGTGCGCGGCTTCAGCTGCCCGCGGCCGGGGGGCGAGGCGGCCGCCGTCTTCTGCTGCGGCTTCCGCGACCACAAGTACTGCTGCGACGACCCGCACAGCTTCTTCCCCTACGAGCACAGCTACATGTGGTGGCTCAG CATTGGCGCTCTTGTGGGCCTGTCCATAGCAGCAGTCGTGCTCCTGGCCTTCATCGTCACTGTCTGTGTGCTTTGTTACCTGTTCATCAGCTCAAAGCCCCTCACGAAGTTGGACCCAGGTTTAAGTTTACAGACTACAG ACGCCGAGGAGGTGCCCCCTGATCGCCAAGGTGGGAACATGGGCGGTTCGGTGGAGGTGGCAGGAGTGAGCCCTCTGGGGAAGAGTCACCCTTTTCTGAACCCACGGCTGGACTGCAACACGGACCCCAAACGCCTCCTCCAACACTGCTTCATGGCCACAGTGACTGCCAGTGACATTCCAGGCAGCCCTGAAGAGGCCCCTGTCCCTAATCTAGACCCACGTGGACCAGCCCCATAA